A window of Candidatus Poribacteria bacterium genomic DNA:
CGCTTTATCAGCGGGTGTTCCCTTGAAGGGGGAGATAATTGTTAATCGCTCATCCCGGATACCGATCTCCATGCCGAGTCCACCGTAGGTGCCACGACTCTCTGTGCGAAAGTCTGCATAGTTTTCCGGAGGAAAAAATTGGCTGTATGGATCCAGTGTCCGTAACATCCCTCGAATTGCACCGTACATAAGTGATTCAGAATCAGGAGAATCCAAATGATTCTGTTGGATGTGTGCCAACACCTCTGAGAACGACGATATATTTTCTAATAGTTCGTCATCTAGTGGACCTTTAGGCGCATCGTTTTCTTCCTGTGTAAGCCCTAGGGTGGGTTGCAAGAACAGGATGAGAACCAAGACACCGAAACATCCCAGTAAATTGAATCTATAGCATTGATACAATTTCTGTTTTTTCATAGTGATTGTTATCCCGTCCTGAAGAAAAAGTGATATAAACGTCTGCTATAAGATACGCGAAACGCAATGTATGCCGAAACCACATAGAAGAGAAGATCAATCCACCCCATGCGTTGGCGCATGAATTGCCAGACCGATGGCTCGAATCCGCGTGTCTCTACCATCTTACCTACGCCCTCTGATTGGTCTGATGGCGCATCATGTTTCTCAATAATTGCGACTGTGACTGTTTCCGGTTTATTCCATTGAACGTCGAGATATTTGCCGAGCAGGATACCGACGACAGCGAACAATGCAGCAACTAGGCTGATAGAGACTTGCCGCGACCTGCCTACCAGTAACACGCCGATCCCTGTGAAGATGCCAATGGCGAGCGCAACCCACCCAGCAGTAAGCCCGGTCCATTGAATATATTTAGCCCAGAGCGCGCCCCCAAGCAGCGCGCCAATTAATCCACCTAACGGTGCAAAAGGGAGATGACGTGGGGATTTATATGTACCGTTCATTGTGCTTGACCTTTCTGAAGAGCGGCAGATACACAAATCTGCCATTCCATGTACTTAGCTGCGCTCGTCCTCTGAAGCAGCTAATTGTGCGCGGAGTTGTTCTAACTCGGACTCTATCTGTTGGCGGCGGTGTGCTTCCTGTTGGGCGCGTGCTTCTGCCTCGTGTCTGCGCTCGGTTTCTGCTTGGGCAAGTGCTTCTGCCTCCTCTCGCAGCTGCACCTCCTCTGCGGAGGTGGTGATTGGAGTCCCATCAGGTAAATATGGTCGTAAAAGCCGCACGTTGCCGATGTAATCCTCCCAACGGATGACTAAATAACCCTCCTTCAGCATCGGGTGGAATCCCCTCGATTTCGCCAGATGCGTTTCGGCACCAGCCATGAAATTCTGGTGGTTTGTCCCCTTCGGGTTGATGGATAAAATACTCCGCCACCCCGATGTCAACGAGGTATTGTCTCAACTTTGTCCCACGGTCCTGAGCGGCGGTGGAGTCGGAAAGGAACTCAAACACAACCGTTGGCACAACACCTTCTGCCCAGGTGTAGAAACTGCGTCGCTCTGGATACTTCTCTGCCCCTAAGACGACGTAAATATCAGGCGCGACGAATTTGGTTCGATCCCCTTCGTAATAGTAGATAAAACTGTCAATACCGATGTAGATAGCCGATTCGGTGCTAAA
This region includes:
- a CDS encoding Uma2 family endonuclease, which codes for FSTESAIYIGIDSFIYYYEGDRTKFVAPDIYVVLGAEKYPERRSFYTWAEGVVPTVVFEFLSDSTAAQDRGTKLRQYLVDIGVAEYFIHQPEGDKPPEFHGWCRNASGEIEGIPPDAEGGLFSHPLGGLHRQRAAFTTIFT